The following is a genomic window from Amycolatopsis sp. BJA-103.
GCGCCGACTGGACCCGCCGAGGGATCCTCACCACGATGATGGCCGTACAGCTGGAAGACCTCGCCGCGCGCGGCGTCCCGCTGGCCGCGTTGCACGCTTCGGAAGGCGTGATCTACGGCCGTTTCGGTTACGGCGCCGCCACCTTCTGCAAAGGCGTGTACGTCGAACGTCCCCGTGCCCAGGTCCGCGACGGCGTCGGGCGGGAGGGCCTGGTCAGGTTCGTCACCCCGGCCGAAGCCGTCGAACGGGTTCCCGCGCTGTACAACCGGTTCCAGGGAACGGATCCCGGGTTCGCCTCCCGGCCGGCGCAGTGGTGGCCGGGCTTCTTCGACCGGCTCGTCACCGGGAACGACGGCTACCGCGTCGCCATCCACAGTGGACCGGACGGGGACGACGGTTTCGTCGCCTACCAGACCATCGACGCGCGAGACCGGCAGGCGCCGGAACGCGGGGCGATCATCGAGGTTCGCGCACTCCAAGCCGCGACACCGCGGGCCTGGGCCGGACTGTGGCGCTTCCTGCTGTCGATCGACCTGGTCTCGGCCGTTGCCGGACGAGGCCGCCCGATGGACGAGCCAATCGCCGAACTCCTCACCGATCCGCGTGCGGTGAACACCACCGAGGTCATCGACGACCTGTGGGTGCGGCTGGTCGACGTGCTCGCGGCGCTGCGGGCGCGCACCTACGGCACCGCCGAACCCGTGGTCCTGGAAGTGTTCGACAAGCAGCTTCCGGACAACAACGGCCGCTACCTCGTCGGCCCGGACGGCGTAGAACGCACC
Proteins encoded in this region:
- a CDS encoding GNAT family N-acetyltransferase, which gives rise to MSEFHVRAVAEGEQRACLQVLEEALHAKPISDEAWAKMAPSWPAAGKFAAFDDDGTPVGITSSFEIELTVPGGQKLTTAAVDGVGVRADWTRRGILTTMMAVQLEDLAARGVPLAALHASEGVIYGRFGYGAATFCKGVYVERPRAQVRDGVGREGLVRFVTPAEAVERVPALYNRFQGTDPGFASRPAQWWPGFFDRLVTGNDGYRVAIHSGPDGDDGFVAYQTIDARDRQAPERGAIIEVRALQAATPRAWAGLWRFLLSIDLVSAVAGRGRPMDEPIAELLTDPRAVNTTEVIDDLWVRLVDVLAALRARTYGTAEPVVLEVFDKQLPDNNGRYLVGPDGVERTTAEAELRLDVSTLSSLYLGHGLVTDLALSGRVEVLDEAAAVRADALFHTARAPWCGTFF